One window of the Chryseotalea sp. WA131a genome contains the following:
- a CDS encoding amidohydrolase produces the protein MRQLLLPVLYLICIQAFSQANPKLLTKLDQQAKEMEAKVIEWRRHFHQNPELSNREFKTGAKIAEHLKSLGLEVKYPVAKTGAVGILRTGKPGPVLALRADIDGLPVVERNSLPFASNAKGEYQGQEVGVMHACGHDTHIAILMGAAEILVKNKSDLKGTIVFLFQPAEEGAPTGEEGGAALMVKEGVLDNPKVDAVIGLHINSLTPVGTITYRPEGEMAAVDVLDIKVTGRQTHGAAPWNGADPIVASAQIITALQTIVSRNLELTNAAAVVTIGKITGGVRSNIIPETVEMQGTIRTLDSKMQELVHAKIKQIAENIATGMGVKADVQITKLYPVTYNDPNLTAWAAPFIERVTGKEKAKVIPAVTGAEDFSFYAQKVPGFFFFVGGMPLNADPNKTSAHHTPDFYIDESGMLTGLKAMLNLTVEYLNKK, from the coding sequence ATGCGTCAACTTCTATTGCCTGTTCTCTATCTGATTTGTATTCAAGCCTTTTCGCAAGCCAATCCAAAACTATTAACCAAGCTCGACCAGCAAGCAAAGGAAATGGAAGCCAAAGTGATAGAATGGCGCAGGCATTTTCATCAAAATCCAGAGCTCTCCAATCGCGAGTTTAAGACGGGGGCAAAGATTGCAGAACATTTAAAGTCGTTGGGGCTAGAAGTAAAATACCCCGTGGCCAAAACAGGAGCGGTGGGAATTTTACGAACGGGTAAACCAGGACCAGTATTGGCGCTGCGTGCCGATATTGATGGACTACCCGTTGTTGAACGAAATTCTTTGCCTTTTGCCTCCAATGCAAAAGGAGAATACCAGGGCCAAGAAGTGGGCGTGATGCACGCGTGTGGGCACGATACACACATCGCTATTTTGATGGGCGCGGCCGAAATTTTGGTGAAAAACAAAAGTGATTTGAAAGGAACGATTGTGTTTCTGTTTCAACCAGCTGAAGAAGGTGCGCCCACAGGTGAAGAAGGCGGTGCGGCATTGATGGTAAAAGAAGGCGTACTTGACAATCCAAAAGTAGATGCTGTCATTGGTTTGCACATTAATTCATTGACACCCGTTGGCACGATAACCTATCGCCCCGAAGGTGAGATGGCAGCGGTAGATGTTTTAGATATAAAAGTAACGGGCCGCCAAACACACGGAGCCGCCCCGTGGAATGGTGCTGACCCCATCGTAGCTTCTGCACAAATTATCACTGCATTGCAAACCATTGTCAGTCGCAATTTAGAGTTGACCAATGCCGCGGCCGTTGTCACCATTGGCAAAATCACCGGTGGTGTGCGCAGCAACATCATCCCGGAAACGGTAGAAATGCAAGGCACCATCCGCACACTGGATAGCAAAATGCAAGAGCTCGTTCATGCCAAAATCAAACAGATAGCAGAGAACATCGCCACAGGGATGGGCGTAAAAGCAGACGTGCAAATCACCAAGTTGTACCCCGTTACCTACAACGACCCAAACCTCACGGCCTGGGCAGCGCCCTTTATTGAACGAGTAACGGGCAAAGAAAAAGCGAAAGTAATCCCCGCTGTAACGGGTGCAGAAGACTTTTCGTTTTATGCTCAAAAAGTGCCAGGCTTCTTCTTCTTTGTGGGTGGCATGCCATTGAATGCAGACCCGAACAAAACATCCGCACACCACACACCTGATTTTTACATTGACGAAAGCGGGATGTTAACGGGCTTGAAAGCAATGTTGAATTTGACTGTAGAGTATTTGAATAAAAAGTAA
- a CDS encoding ATP-binding protein, producing the protein MKKINIQIPALSENIRMIESFIDNAKEKYQLNDDIYGNIMIAVTEAVNNAIKHGSRSDSSKNVSLSLALADGLIKFRVEDEGAGFDYQNLPDPTSAENLEKPGGRGIFLMKHLADEVEFAENGKVVELSFYMNA; encoded by the coding sequence ATGAAGAAAATCAATATTCAAATTCCCGCCCTTTCCGAAAACATTCGGATGATTGAAAGCTTCATTGATAATGCCAAGGAGAAATATCAGCTCAATGACGATATCTATGGCAACATCATGATTGCCGTAACCGAAGCAGTGAATAACGCCATAAAACATGGCAGCCGTAGCGACTCGTCTAAAAATGTATCGTTATCGCTTGCATTGGCGGATGGGCTTATAAAATTTAGGGTTGAAGATGAAGGCGCAGGTTTTGACTATCAGAATCTTCCAGACCCAACCTCAGCCGAAAACCTAGAGAAACCAGGTGGCCGCGGCATCTTTCTGATGAAGCACCTAGCCGATGAAGTCGAGTTTGCAGAGAATGGCAAGGTTGTAGAATTGAGCTTTTATATGAATGCCTAA
- the mnmG gene encoding tRNA uridine-5-carboxymethylaminomethyl(34) synthesis enzyme MnmG, with translation MFKEYNVIVIGAGHAGCEAAAAAANMGSKVLLITMNMNTIAQMSCNPAMGGVAKGQIVREIDALGGYSGIVSDKSMLQFRMLNLSKGPAMWSPRSQNDRMRFAEEWRLMLESTPNVDFWQEMATGIVVKGNRVVGVKTALGIEISAKAVVLTNGTFLNGKIHIGEKNFGGGRAAEKAAMGITEHLVELGFESGRMKTGTPPRIDGRSLDYSKMEEQKGDENPSKFSYTDTEPLKKQLSCWITYTNESVHKELEKGFDRSPMFQGRIKGLGPRYCPSIEDKINRFAERDRHQIFVEPEGWKTVEIYVNGFSTSLPEDIQYSAITKIPGFENAKMFRPGYAIEYDYFPPTQLKMSLETQLIDNLYFAGQINGTTGYEEAACQGLMAGINAHNKVNDKEPLILKRSEAYIGVLIDDLVNKGTQEPYRMFTSRAEYRILLRQDNADLRLTETGHKLGLATDERLEKLLDKKNAITNLRKELRELRAEPEVVNAQLLELDTATISEKVPVENLLKRPHVGMAELKCLDHTLKEKLSKYSEEVLQQVEIATKYESYIEREQKLAEKILSLDDYKIRPDFDYDRVKALSSEAKEKLKKIKPETIGQLSRISGVSPADVSVLTVYMGK, from the coding sequence ATGTTCAAAGAATACAATGTCATAGTAATTGGGGCCGGTCATGCCGGATGTGAGGCAGCTGCAGCGGCTGCCAACATGGGGTCAAAAGTACTTTTGATTACCATGAACATGAACACCATCGCCCAGATGTCGTGCAACCCAGCTATGGGCGGGGTGGCTAAAGGGCAAATCGTTAGAGAAATAGATGCACTGGGAGGCTATTCTGGAATTGTGTCTGATAAGTCGATGCTACAATTCAGGATGCTGAACCTATCAAAAGGTCCAGCCATGTGGAGCCCCAGAAGTCAAAACGATAGAATGCGTTTTGCAGAAGAATGGCGGTTAATGCTCGAAAGCACACCAAACGTAGATTTCTGGCAAGAGATGGCCACGGGAATAGTAGTAAAAGGAAATAGAGTGGTAGGGGTAAAGACCGCCTTAGGAATTGAGATTTCAGCGAAAGCGGTTGTTCTAACCAACGGCACATTCTTGAATGGCAAAATACACATAGGTGAAAAGAACTTTGGTGGAGGCCGAGCAGCTGAAAAGGCTGCGATGGGAATCACCGAACACCTGGTAGAACTGGGATTTGAATCTGGTAGGATGAAGACAGGCACACCACCACGCATTGACGGCCGCTCACTTGATTATTCCAAAATGGAGGAACAAAAGGGTGATGAAAACCCAAGCAAATTCTCTTACACCGATACCGAGCCTTTGAAGAAACAGTTGAGCTGTTGGATTACGTACACCAATGAGTCAGTGCACAAAGAACTCGAAAAAGGCTTTGACCGGTCTCCAATGTTTCAAGGGCGCATAAAAGGACTTGGACCTCGCTATTGTCCTTCCATTGAAGATAAAATCAATCGGTTTGCTGAGCGTGATCGACACCAAATATTTGTAGAGCCAGAAGGGTGGAAGACAGTTGAAATCTATGTGAACGGATTCTCTACTTCTCTGCCAGAAGACATCCAATATTCTGCCATCACCAAGATCCCTGGATTTGAAAACGCCAAGATGTTCCGGCCAGGCTATGCCATTGAGTATGATTACTTTCCTCCCACTCAATTGAAGATGAGTTTAGAGACTCAACTAATTGATAATCTGTATTTTGCAGGTCAAATCAACGGCACAACCGGGTATGAAGAAGCAGCCTGTCAGGGCCTAATGGCAGGCATTAACGCGCATAATAAAGTAAACGACAAGGAACCACTCATTCTTAAACGGTCCGAGGCCTATATTGGTGTGCTGATTGACGACCTGGTGAACAAAGGCACACAAGAACCTTATCGCATGTTTACTTCGCGCGCTGAGTACCGGATTCTGCTCAGACAAGACAATGCTGACTTGCGATTGACGGAGACAGGACATAAGCTTGGTTTAGCCACTGATGAGCGATTAGAGAAATTGCTCGACAAGAAAAATGCCATTACTAATTTGCGGAAAGAACTGAGGGAACTTCGAGCTGAACCAGAGGTAGTAAATGCTCAGCTGCTGGAATTGGACACCGCTACCATTTCAGAAAAAGTACCCGTTGAAAATCTATTGAAACGACCTCACGTGGGAATGGCCGAACTAAAATGCCTTGATCACACGCTAAAGGAAAAGTTAAGCAAGTATAGCGAGGAGGTTTTGCAGCAAGTGGAAATTGCAACGAAATACGAAAGCTACATTGAGCGAGAGCAAAAGCTAGCTGAAAAAATCTTGAGTTTAGACGATTACAAAATCAGACCAGACTTTGATTACGATAGAGTGAAAGCATTGTCATCAGAGGCAAAAGAGAAATTGAAAAAGATAAAGCCAGAAACGATTGGTCAGCTTTCTCGCATCAGTGGAGTGTCGCCTGCGGATGTATCAGTGCTTACAGTTTATATGGGAAAATGA
- a CDS encoding Ig-like domain-containing protein: MRNLISIIAILLLIRCANQTSPTGGPQDKKPPVLLESTPKNNEKNFKAKTFELSFDELVKLKNANEEVLITPSLGKKSKIVAKKNKVLITPEKPLEDSTTYTINFRDAVQDLNEGNPAYNLRLAFSTGPEIDSLQIFGSVNELFKEQIPEKITVALYQQDTFNIFNHTPVYFTRTDAKGRFSITNLKAGKYYIYAFEDKSRNLKVDSKSEKFGFQTQQILLDEKKQDSIKIWLTRVDARPLKITSIRNTDRQSKIKFNKAIDSINVTAKDYELTYQYANTQEEILIFNPPKKDSVQIKIVAMDSVGNKLDTVSYIKINNTKLPKEKFTIQLNEPVYNIEEQQATIEGTFSKPLDGFTLDSLFIQLDTTQFVAIDKKDISIDPVKHKIKITKTFTPLTSKDEKSKAPQPIFIAGKGSFISIEGDTSKSVVSNIKILKEDEMGALSIKVSTSIPNYILELMNSKGTVIKKLKNPKNHVFKNLVPDEYKIRVIIDTNNNRKWDIGNFEKKVEAEPVFLYKTIDKKYSTPVRANWEVGPLNIKF; the protein is encoded by the coding sequence ATGAGAAATTTGATTTCAATAATCGCGATTCTGTTGCTAATCAGGTGCGCCAACCAAACTTCACCTACGGGCGGGCCACAAGACAAAAAGCCACCTGTTCTATTGGAGTCCACTCCAAAAAACAATGAGAAAAACTTTAAGGCAAAAACCTTTGAGTTATCCTTTGACGAACTTGTCAAGCTTAAAAACGCAAATGAAGAAGTACTGATAACACCTTCATTGGGTAAAAAATCTAAAATCGTAGCAAAGAAAAACAAAGTACTCATCACCCCCGAAAAGCCGCTTGAAGACAGTACGACCTACACTATTAACTTTCGAGATGCGGTGCAAGACTTGAACGAGGGAAATCCCGCATACAACCTTCGGTTGGCCTTTAGCACTGGTCCAGAAATTGATTCCTTACAAATCTTCGGTTCGGTAAACGAGTTGTTCAAAGAGCAAATACCGGAAAAAATCACCGTGGCACTCTATCAGCAAGATACATTCAATATCTTCAATCATACGCCCGTCTATTTTACAAGAACAGATGCCAAAGGAAGATTTAGCATCACGAATTTGAAAGCGGGCAAATACTACATCTATGCATTTGAAGACAAAAGTCGAAATCTGAAAGTCGACAGTAAATCAGAAAAGTTTGGATTTCAAACACAGCAAATACTTTTGGATGAAAAGAAACAAGACAGTATAAAAATTTGGCTTACTCGAGTCGATGCACGACCCCTGAAAATAACGAGTATCCGAAACACAGATAGGCAATCAAAAATAAAATTTAACAAAGCCATCGACAGTATAAACGTAACTGCAAAAGATTACGAACTGACCTACCAATACGCTAACACGCAAGAAGAAATCCTGATTTTCAACCCACCTAAAAAAGACTCGGTTCAAATAAAGATCGTTGCCATGGATAGCGTAGGTAATAAGCTCGACACAGTAAGCTACATCAAAATAAACAACACAAAATTACCTAAAGAGAAGTTTACGATCCAATTAAACGAGCCGGTATACAATATTGAAGAACAACAAGCAACAATTGAAGGAACCTTCAGCAAACCACTTGATGGATTTACCCTGGACAGCTTATTCATCCAATTGGATACTACGCAGTTTGTAGCGATAGATAAAAAAGATATTAGTATAGACCCTGTGAAACATAAGATAAAAATCACCAAAACATTTACGCCACTTACTTCGAAAGACGAAAAAAGCAAAGCACCACAACCCATATTTATAGCAGGAAAAGGTAGCTTTATTTCCATAGAGGGGGATACGTCTAAATCAGTCGTATCCAACATTAAGATTTTAAAAGAAGATGAAATGGGTGCATTATCCATAAAAGTGTCCACTTCAATCCCTAACTATATACTCGAATTAATGAACTCGAAGGGAACTGTCATTAAAAAATTAAAAAATCCGAAAAATCACGTCTTCAAAAACCTAGTCCCTGATGAGTACAAAATCCGCGTGATCATCGATACCAACAATAACAGAAAATGGGATATTGGAAACTTTGAAAAGAAAGTTGAAGCAGAACCAGTATTTCTCTACAAAACGATTGACAAAAAATACAGCACACCAGTTCGAGCGAATTGGGAAGTTGGCCCACTAAATATTAAATTTTAA
- a CDS encoding methyltransferase domain-containing protein → MVETISICPLCNSTSLEKFLEAKDYTSSKETFTIVKCINCEFTLTNPRPSATEIGKYYLSDKYISHTGGGKTIFDKVYLTARNFTLKWKFELLNKYQKSGNLLDFGCGTGEFLAHCQRRKWNITGVEPSENARVKAGQNIGKPVASNLNEVDNERFDAITLWHVLEHLHELESDLRKIVALLKKDGTIFIAVPNHQSPDAKHYKRFWAGYDVPRHLWHFSKDTMNRLFEKVGLQMIEIKPMKLDAFYVSLLSEAYQNPQASKLSNGLTAFVQGVKSNRAAKVHNNYSSLVYIAKHA, encoded by the coding sequence ATGGTTGAAACAATTTCCATTTGTCCACTGTGCAATTCAACTTCACTTGAAAAGTTTTTGGAAGCAAAAGACTATACCTCAAGCAAAGAAACCTTCACTATTGTAAAGTGCATCAACTGTGAATTCACTCTTACCAACCCACGTCCCTCTGCCACAGAAATAGGAAAATACTACCTATCTGATAAGTACATTTCCCACACCGGTGGAGGTAAAACCATATTTGACAAAGTTTATCTCACCGCCAGAAATTTCACATTGAAATGGAAGTTTGAACTCTTAAACAAGTATCAAAAAAGTGGCAACCTTTTAGATTTCGGCTGCGGCACAGGTGAATTCTTAGCTCACTGCCAGAGAAGAAAATGGAACATAACTGGGGTTGAGCCATCCGAAAACGCCAGAGTGAAGGCAGGCCAAAACATTGGCAAACCAGTAGCATCCAATCTCAATGAAGTAGACAATGAACGATTTGATGCCATTACGCTATGGCACGTTCTTGAACACCTCCATGAATTAGAATCGGATTTAAGAAAAATAGTCGCCCTACTTAAAAAGGATGGCACTATTTTTATTGCTGTACCCAATCATCAATCGCCCGATGCAAAACACTACAAAAGGTTTTGGGCGGGTTACGATGTTCCCCGTCACTTATGGCACTTTTCAAAAGACACAATGAACCGGTTGTTTGAAAAAGTAGGATTACAAATGATTGAAATAAAGCCGATGAAACTGGATGCCTTCTACGTAAGCTTACTAAGCGAGGCATATCAAAATCCACAAGCATCCAAATTAAGTAACGGCTTGACCGCTTTTGTACAGGGAGTAAAGTCAAATAGAGCCGCGAAGGTCCACAACAATTACTCAAGTCTCGTCTATATTGCGAAGCACGCATGA
- the ybeY gene encoding rRNA maturation RNase YbeY yields the protein MPIHYFYEQIDFKIKNPRKSSIWIALVAKAEKKEIGDLTYVFCSDDYLLSLNQQFLKHNTLTDIITFDYSEGKKELSGEIYISIDRVADNAAKFKTDFQDELHLVMIHGVLHLAGYKDKKTAEKALMRKKEEACLSLRK from the coding sequence ATGCCTATCCACTACTTCTATGAGCAAATTGATTTTAAAATCAAAAACCCTCGTAAGTCCTCTATCTGGATTGCATTGGTTGCTAAAGCGGAGAAAAAAGAGATTGGTGATTTAACCTATGTGTTCTGTTCCGATGATTATCTACTTTCCCTCAACCAGCAATTTCTAAAGCATAACACCCTTACGGATATCATCACGTTTGATTACTCGGAAGGCAAAAAGGAACTGAGTGGGGAAATCTACATCAGCATCGACCGGGTAGCTGACAATGCCGCAAAATTCAAAACCGACTTTCAGGATGAACTTCATCTAGTAATGATTCATGGGGTTCTGCACCTTGCAGGCTACAAAGACAAGAAGACAGCCGAAAAAGCCCTGATGCGCAAAAAAGAAGAAGCTTGCCTATCTTTGCGCAAATAA
- a CDS encoding tetratricopeptide repeat protein, whose protein sequence is MDNYYYISFNIIYKYILLVLICVNLCPAQNQQEIQIANEYYLKGDKTKALSAFQALAKDPQNSSAIHSNYLSLLLDVGNFKQAEDYVEKLIRRDNRITYKLDLGLIYFRAGDVAKADKYLKSIIKTQADDVYRAKTVADYLASRNLIDYGIYSLKCARESSKNPSIFFLEMANLYRMQGKRDEMVEEYLEYVTQTPANIGYVKNLLQILLTKPEELESLERLLTDRVQTNPASEVLIDLLIWTQLQQKNFYGAFVQARAYDKRFRKDQSKTLEIAQIALNNQDFVNADKAFAYVLKEFANTENYLPAQLGLIKAREAKVKKNYSVNTDSVKYLIDEYTKFCTRYPTHPSAYEARLNQAMLYAHYLSQPDSATVQINKLIADPKTPTSLRNQSKIDLGDIYLLKGEPWESTLLYSQVEKSQRETPLGYEAKLRNAKLSYYKGDFKLAQEHLDILKQATTREIANDAMDLSMRIKENTAFDTTGFSLRQLAHIELLLYQNQTARATKQLGYFENNKVLMKQAEAFLYGFIDVNTLVETEGEYIWVTLPANYVNNAIQDDVFWLEANLNAKQGKFENALTYLEKIIQQYGEDVLADDAAFMQADIYENRLSQKEKAKELYRAFLDLYPGSVYAAEARKRYRILRGDFAEGKEVN, encoded by the coding sequence ATGGATAATTACTACTACATATCTTTTAATATAATATATAAATACATACTACTGGTATTGATATGTGTGAATCTCTGTCCCGCACAAAATCAGCAGGAGATACAAATTGCCAACGAATACTATTTAAAAGGCGACAAAACAAAAGCGCTGTCTGCTTTTCAGGCATTGGCAAAAGACCCACAAAATAGTTCGGCCATTCACAGTAATTATCTTAGCTTGCTGCTCGATGTTGGAAATTTTAAACAAGCCGAAGATTATGTTGAAAAGCTCATTCGCAGAGACAACCGTATTACTTACAAATTGGATCTGGGTCTTATTTATTTTCGCGCGGGCGATGTGGCCAAGGCCGATAAATATTTAAAATCGATTATTAAGACACAGGCCGATGATGTGTATCGTGCCAAAACAGTTGCCGATTACCTCGCTTCTCGAAACCTCATCGACTACGGCATTTACTCCCTCAAGTGCGCCCGTGAGTCATCTAAAAACCCCTCCATATTTTTTTTGGAGATGGCCAATCTCTACCGAATGCAAGGCAAGCGCGATGAGATGGTGGAAGAATATCTGGAGTACGTAACCCAAACTCCGGCTAATATTGGCTATGTAAAAAACCTGCTCCAAATTTTATTGACCAAGCCCGAAGAACTCGAAAGCCTTGAAAGATTGTTGACAGACCGGGTTCAAACGAATCCTGCATCAGAAGTACTTATTGATTTGTTGATTTGGACGCAATTGCAACAAAAAAATTTCTATGGAGCATTTGTGCAAGCGCGTGCCTATGATAAACGTTTTCGTAAAGACCAATCAAAGACACTGGAGATTGCACAAATCGCACTCAACAACCAAGACTTTGTGAATGCCGATAAAGCTTTTGCATACGTGCTAAAGGAATTTGCCAACACCGAAAATTATTTGCCGGCACAGCTTGGTTTGATAAAAGCCCGCGAGGCAAAAGTGAAAAAAAATTACTCCGTCAATACCGATTCCGTAAAATATTTAATTGACGAGTACACCAAGTTTTGCACACGCTACCCAACACACCCAAGTGCCTACGAAGCGCGACTAAACCAAGCGATGTTGTATGCACATTACCTCAGTCAACCAGACTCCGCCACGGTGCAGATCAATAAATTAATTGCTGACCCGAAAACACCCACTTCGCTGCGCAACCAATCGAAAATAGATTTGGGCGATATCTATTTATTAAAAGGCGAACCTTGGGAATCCACCTTGTTGTATTCACAGGTAGAGAAATCGCAACGCGAAACACCCCTTGGCTACGAGGCGAAATTGCGCAATGCAAAACTTTCTTACTACAAAGGCGACTTTAAATTGGCCCAGGAACACCTGGACATTCTAAAGCAAGCCACTACGCGGGAAATTGCGAATGACGCCATGGACTTAAGCATGCGCATAAAAGAAAATACCGCATTTGACACTACGGGTTTTTCGTTGCGGCAACTGGCCCACATCGAACTATTGCTTTACCAAAACCAAACGGCCAGGGCAACCAAACAACTTGGCTACTTTGAAAACAACAAAGTGTTGATGAAACAAGCGGAGGCTTTTTTATACGGCTTCATAGATGTGAACACATTGGTGGAGACAGAGGGCGAATACATTTGGGTTACCCTTCCGGCCAACTATGTTAACAATGCTATTCAAGATGATGTATTTTGGTTGGAAGCAAATTTGAACGCAAAGCAGGGAAAATTTGAAAATGCGTTGACCTATTTGGAAAAAATTATTCAACAGTATGGCGAAGATGTGTTGGCCGATGATGCTGCTTTTATGCAAGCCGATATTTACGAGAACAGATTAAGTCAAAAGGAAAAAGCAAAAGAATTGTACCGTGCCTTTTTGGATCTGTACCCCGGAAGCGTATATGCGGCCGAGGCGAGGAAAAGGTACCGGATCTTGAGAGGCGATTTTGCGGAGGGTAAAGAAGTGAATTAA
- a CDS encoding carboxypeptidase-like regulatory domain-containing protein — protein sequence MKLFSIIGFMSIAFPTNCQDSSLKGRVLDQKSKEPLPYANISIQNSSLGTVSNELGEFIFFVPTNLANDTLIVSYIGYKTFKDKISNLQQITIFTLEESPILLNEITVSSEGARKLVEEALKAIPLVYPTMPYLMEGFHRSWEKIDFTDSIRYPGTLIEAAVTIYDPGYGQKKVGKAKEETYINEIRRSEIMDGWNYGRGNGLSDLLAKNLVKHNHASPFIFLKSFLDMPNTLIYEWEGSTALNGENLSIVKIEATNKMKFPAFYKVYISELDHAILRYELYGIKKEIDYSLGEWYTESLIETYIFKRYQGAPCLSYAKIKYTIKNLDTTKKKVIRTEDYFREVLVNNVITTNVDEKRKSLISKKSKDVSLALQAKGYNAAFWENYNVIKENPLDKEIIQYFDQKVNSKRKK from the coding sequence ATGAAACTATTTTCGATAATTGGCTTTATGTCTATTGCTTTCCCCACTAACTGCCAGGATAGTTCATTAAAGGGAAGAGTACTCGATCAAAAATCAAAAGAACCACTCCCCTACGCCAACATCAGCATCCAAAATTCTTCTTTGGGCACGGTGTCAAATGAACTGGGAGAATTTATATTTTTTGTGCCGACCAATTTGGCCAATGATACGTTGATTGTTTCCTACATCGGCTATAAGACTTTCAAAGATAAAATTTCCAATCTTCAACAAATAACAATTTTTACCCTTGAGGAATCGCCCATCTTGTTAAATGAGATTACGGTATCAAGCGAAGGTGCAAGAAAACTAGTAGAAGAGGCATTGAAGGCAATTCCACTTGTGTATCCTACGATGCCTTACTTGATGGAAGGCTTTCACCGAAGTTGGGAGAAAATAGATTTCACAGATAGCATCCGTTACCCAGGAACGCTCATCGAAGCGGCCGTAACGATTTACGATCCTGGTTATGGGCAAAAGAAAGTAGGAAAAGCAAAAGAGGAAACATACATTAACGAAATAAGGAGAAGCGAAATAATGGATGGCTGGAATTATGGTCGCGGGAATGGCTTGAGTGATTTGTTGGCAAAAAATCTAGTGAAACATAACCACGCGTCCCCATTCATTTTTCTGAAAAGTTTTTTGGATATGCCCAATACTCTTATTTACGAATGGGAAGGCTCTACCGCACTCAACGGTGAAAATTTATCGATTGTAAAAATAGAAGCCACTAACAAAATGAAATTTCCAGCGTTTTACAAAGTTTACATCAGCGAATTGGATCATGCCATCTTACGATATGAGTTGTACGGAATCAAAAAAGAAATTGATTATTCCTTAGGTGAATGGTATACTGAAAGTTTGATCGAGACATACATTTTTAAGCGCTATCAAGGTGCACCCTGTCTCAGTTACGCCAAAATAAAATACACAATCAAAAATTTAGATACGACCAAAAAGAAAGTAATTCGAACTGAAGATTATTTTCGAGAAGTTTTGGTCAACAACGTAATCACAACAAACGTAGATGAAAAACGGAAGTCGTTGATTTCCAAAAAGTCCAAAGATGTTTCGTTGGCGCTGCAAGCGAAAGGATACAATGCAGCGTTCTGGGAAAATTATAATGTGATTAAAGAAAACCCGCTCGATAAAGAGATAATCCAATACTTTGACCAAAAGGTCAATAGCAAAAGGAAAAAATAG